The following are encoded in a window of Panicum virgatum strain AP13 chromosome 5N, P.virgatum_v5, whole genome shotgun sequence genomic DNA:
- the LOC120675418 gene encoding uncharacterized protein LOC120675418: MDSLEKLTALLDACSELGVDTGPRMIGNLGIIPLSHGMTRSFDFPCFSNIGHYSHIIMHYNPMIILLSHLACLICLQSFDKEKDVNSVRVPSLEMVCKDFHACKWPSDLANEDESIALYFDKLNDKNHDAIEEVKNSSKQILTFSHFVPRKLNKSHAAAWTTY, translated from the exons ATGGATTCGCTGGAGAAACTGACTGCATTGCTTGATGCGTGTAGTGAGCTGGGTGTGGATACAGGCCCAAGAATGATAGGTAACTTAGGAATCATACCATTGTCTCATGGTATGACAAGGTCATTTGATTTTCCTTGCTTCAGTAACATTGGACATTACAGCCATATTATAATGCACTACAATCCAATGATTATCCTTCTTTCTCACCTTGCTTGCTTAATTTGTCTCCAGAGCTTTGACAAGGAGAAGGATGTTAACAGTGTGCGCGTCCCTTCTCTAGAGATG GTTTGTAAAGACTTTCATGCTTGTAAATGGCCTTCAGACCTGGCAAACGAGGATGAGTCTATTGCTCTTTACTTCGACAAATTGAATGACAAGAACCATGATGCTATTGAAGAAGTAAAAAATAGCAGCAAGCAGATATTAACATTTTCACACTTCGTACCAAG
- the LOC120675323 gene encoding phosphatidylinositol/phosphatidylcholine transfer protein SFH6-like, which produces MSGPVDRFATPSYEGHARRDEKRECNSDEENSEGERKVRRGTFKKRAINAGHKFRHSLRRKSRTKSGNHVVSIEDIRDVQELEIVERFRRCLLDEGLLPERHDDYHTMLRFLKARKFNIEKAKHMWSQMLKWRKEFGADNIEEFDYSELHEVVKYYPQFYHGVDKDGRPVYIELIGKVDTNKLVQITTIDRYVKYHVKEFERCLQMRFPACSIAAKKHIDSSTTILDVQGVGLKNFSKDARELIMRLQKINNDNYPETLHQLYIINAGQGFKMLWGTIKSFLDPETASKIHVLGSKYETKLLEIIDGSELPDFLGGKCRCEEYGGCPKSDKGPWKDPEIIKRVLNGEANYGRQVLAVSSINQKEGCTEPQDSTDQGKGNDASAESSSEVEDVSSPTASVNPIISPNLTHVHESKFPGHASTSDAPPIVVDSIPVVDKIVDTCSDPRNSSMSSTSGSLSLRNTPATLGGLKTQIVAWLTVLIVSLLAFLRSVPSIMTKRLTNQAITCDHYSAEFPPQGYTGNGTLTSVLRRLDELEEKVQTFEVKSPQVPFEKEELLNAAVHRVDALEAELISMKKALYEALIRQDELLAYIDRQQTIKFCRRKLCF; this is translated from the exons ATGTCGGGGCCCGTCGATCGGTTCGCGACGCCGA GCTATGAAGGTCATGCACGCAGAGATGAGAAGAGAGAGTGCaattctgatgaagaaaactcAGAAGGAGAAAGGAAGGTCAGAAGGGGCACTTTCAAGAAGAGAGCGATTAACGCAGGGCATAAATTTAGACATTCCTTAAGAAGGAAGAGTAGAACGAAGAGTGGCAACCATGTAGTCTCCATAGAAGACATAAGAGATGTTCAAGAGTTGGAGATTGTTGAAAGGTTCCGCCGGTGTCTGCTTGATGAGGGCCTGTTGCCAGAACGTCACGATGATTATCACACAATGTTGAG GTTCCTGAAAGCAAGGAAATTTAATATCGAGAAAGCAAAGCATATGTGGTCACAGATGCTTAAATGGAGGAAGGAATTTGGGGCCGACAATATAGAG GAATTTGACTACAGTGAATTACATGAAGTTGTGAAGTACTATCCCCAATTTTATCATGGTGTGGACAAAGATGGAAGGCCAGTTTACATAGAATTAATTGGAAAAGTTGATACAAACAAACTAGTACAAATCACAACTATTGACCGATATGTAAAATATCATGTCAAGGAGTTTGAGAGATGTCTTCAGATGCGGTTTCCAGCTTGCTCTATTGCTGCAAAAAAACACATAGACTCGTCTACTACTATCTTGGATGTGCAAGGAGTG GGCCTAAAGAACTTCTCAAAAGATGCAAGGGAGCTAATAATGCGATTGCAGAAGATCAACAATGACAACTATCCAGAG ACCTTACACCAATTGTACATCATAAATGCTGGCCAAGGCTTCAAGATGTTATGGGGTACAATTAAATCATTTCTTGATCCAGAAACTGCTTCAAAAATCCAC GTCCTTGGAAGCAAGTATGAAACTAAGTTACTTGAAATAATTGATGGCAG tgaacttccAGATTTTCTTGGTGGCAAGTGTAGGTGTGAAGAATATGGTGGTTGTCCGAAATCAGATAAAGGCCCTTGGAAGGACCCTGAAATTATCAAG AGGGTCCTCAATGGTGAAGCAAATTATGGTCGGCAAGTTCTTGCTGTATCAAGCATCAATCAGAAGGAAGGTTGTACTGAACCTCAAGACTCAACT GATCAGGGAAAAGGCAACGATGCCTCTGCTGAATCTAGTTCTGAGGTGGAAGACGTTTCTTCTCCTACTGCTTCGGTGAACCCTATCATAAGCCCTAATTTGACCCATGTGCACGAG TCAAAATTTCCAGGACATGCTTCCACATCTGATGCTCCTCCCATTGTAGTGGATAGCATCCCTGTTGTTGACAAGATTGTGGATACATGCTCTGATCCAAGAAACAGCTCAATGTCTTCCACCTCAG GTTCTTTATCCTTGAGAAATACACCTGCAACACTGGGAGGACTTAAAACTCAAATTGTTGCATGGTTGACAGTCTTAATCGTGAGCCTTTTGGCATTCCTTCGTTCTGTCCCGAGCATAATGACTAAAAGGCTCACAAATCAGGCCATTACCTGTGATCACTATAGTGCCGAGTTCCCTCCTCAAGGATATACGGGAAATGGTACCCTTACATCTGTGTTGAGACGGCTTGATGAACTGGAGGAGAAGGTACAGACATTTGAAGTAAAGTCACCCCAAGTGCCATTCGAAAAGGAGGAATTGTTAAATGCAGCCGTCCACCGTGTTGATGCGTTAGAAGCTGAGCTAATTTCTATGAAGAAG GCCCTGTATGAGGCATTGATTCGGCAGGATGAGCTGCTTGCCTATATTGACCGGCAACAGACAATCAAGTTTTGT AGAAGGAAGTTGTGCTTCTAA